The nucleotide sequence GATGGCCATGGAAACGCTTATGGACGAGTACGGCGAGCCGCGCGCTTTTGCCAATGTCGTCGGCCACTATGTGCGCAAGTCTGACGGGGTTCTTTTTTTGCTTGAGATGAGCGGCGTGCCGCTCTTTGACGACGGCTACGGCCTTATGGGGTTCAAGGGCGTAGAGCGCGTAATTGCCAGCATTTCGCTCTATTCCGCAGGTATTTCCACCTCCATCGATCTTGATACCATTTACGCCACAGCGCCCATCGCCATGTGCGTCGTCGACCGCAACGGCCTGCTGATCTCGGCAAACGAGCACCATGTGCTGCTTTCGGGCCGGTCGCTGTTTGATACCAGCGGCGAGCACATTTCGTTGCTGCACACAGAGCTGGAAGAAAAAATCCAGAGCGACTTTTGCAGACTCGAAGAGGGCGGGCAGGTTTCTGACCACGAAGTACGCATTGACGGCAGGGATTATGCCGTCTCCGTCACGCCTGTCCGCAATGCTTCAAGCTCCATCACTGCGCTTTCGTTGGCATATTTTGACATTACCGAGCGCAAATCGCTGGAACGCAAGCTTAAGGAAGCCAACGAACGACTGCGGCATCTGTCCATCCACGACCACCTCACCGGTGCGTACAACCGGCGGTTTTTTGATGCCATCCTTCGGCGCGAAACCGCGCTGTGCAAGCGCCGGTCGGGCAATCTTTCTGTAATTTTGATGGATATCGACTTTTTCAAGTTTTATAACGACAGATACGGGCATGTGGCGGGCGATGAATGCCTGGTGCAGGTCGCCAGCGCAATGCAAAGCTCTCTGGACGGCGTCGGCGGCGAGCTGTACCGCTATGGCGGCGAAGAATTTGCCGTTGTCCTGCCCGAGTACGACGCACCAAGCGCCCATGATGTGTGCGAGTCGTTGCGCACAGCAGTGTATGACCTCAAAACGCCGCACTCTGGCAACGTGTGCAGCTATGTGACCATCAGCGCGGGGGTGGCAACCCTGCGGGATGCGGTGGACGACGCGTCTTCTGCCGGCCTGGCCGCCAAAATTGTCAAGGCGGCGGATACCGCGCTGTATCAGGCCAAAAATACCGGGCGCAACCGGGTAGAAGCCATCATTCTCTAATTGCTCCCCGGAGCCCCGCAGCAAACCTGCCTTGCCGCTTTGCCGGACAGACAGGTTTTTGTTGTTGCGGGGCAGCGCGGCAAGGCCGTGGGTATTGCCTTTAGCGGCGTGTTGTGCGGCATACTGCTTGCCCGCGTAGTGTCTGGCGCTGTGGGCCAGTGGCTTGGCTGGCCGACGCCCTGGCCGTGCTGTTGGGCGCGCTGCTTGCATGGCCGCCCTTGTAGCGGGGGTTGTTATGCTCGACTTTGGCGTGTCCATTGCGCAGGTGTCCAATCAGTCGCTTATTCTCGGTCTTTCGGAATCGGCGCGGGGCCGGGTCAATACCATCTACATGACGGTACTGTTTATGGGCGGTTCTCTCGGTTCGGCAGCAGCCAGCCATGCCTGGGCCGCGTATCGCTGGCCGGGCGTTATGCTGACCGGCGGTGGTTTTGCCCTTGCGGGCCTTGTTTTTCACCTGCTTGAAAGGCGCTGTCCCAGCCCTGCAACGGGCAGACAGCCGCAGGGGTGCTGCTAGGCCGTTGCGCGCGGCGTCGCGCATGCGCGCTTGGGGCGTTTGCACCGGGTCTGTCGCCAAGCGGCGCTGTTCGTTGATGGACAGCGCCGCTTGGCGTTTTTAGCCAAACTCTCTGGTCTCGCGAGCTAATGGAAATGCCTACGGTTACAGTTTTGTGCTGCGTGCCGTAGCAGCAAAACAATTTCAACCTGTTAGCGCCCGCGCGGCAGAGCTGAAAAGCACACGAAACTTCACGCTGTCAGCACACAAGCGGTCTGGAAATTTTCTATAGTTCGCCCATGCAATACCCAGTACGCATCCGCATCATATCCGGCACCACGGCAAATGGCGGGCGCATGACGCCGTTGCAGGGGCGTGGTTGCTGAAGGCCGAGGATGACGGAAGCGCGGACTGCCTACGCACACCCAGGAGGATGCCGCATGTTCCAGAGCATTGCCGGAGAAAAAAAGGATTCCAGCCCGTTTCAAGCCTCGTTTTGTGTTGATCTGCATGTCCATTCCTGCCATTCAACCTGCCCTTCGCAGTGGATTTTGCAAAAGATCGGCTGCGGCGAAAGTTACACCCCTCCCCGCAAGATATACGACATCGCCAGAGCCAGAGGCATGAATTACGTGACCATAACGGATCACGACACCATCACCGGCGCGCTGGAAATAGCCCACCTGCCGCAGACCTTTATCAGCGAAGAAATTTCGGCCTACTTTCCCGACGACAGATGCGAAGTCCATGTGCTCGCCTGGAACATTACCGAAGCCCAGCACAAGGAAATAACACGCCTGAGGCAAAATATCTTTGAGCTTGTGCCCTACCTGACGGAGCAGGGCATAGCCCATGCCTGCGCACACCCCCTGTGCGCGGCCAACAACAGGCTTACCTTGAGCCATGTGGAACAGCTTATTTTGCTGTTTTCGGTATTTGAGCTCAACGGGGCGCGCAACAATGTGCAAAACGAGGTGCTGCGCAAAATTGTTGGCGCTCTTACGCCCGAGGCCACGGCCAAAATGGAAGACAAGCACGGTTTCGGTGCCCATGTCGCCCAGCCGTGGCTCAAAAGTTTTGTGGCCGGGTCCGACGACCATTCGTCGTGCAATATCGCCAGAAGCTCCACCGTGGTCGAAGTGTCCCGCAGGGATGTCGGCCAGTCGGGGCATGCGCCCACAACCGCGCTTTTGCGGTCCATCATGGCGGGCAGAACCACCCCCCGCGTCATTCCGGCCACACCGCTGGGCTTTGCCCACAACCTGTACGCGATCGGCTATCAGTTTTACAAAAATTCCACCGGCCTTGCGCAGGATATAAACAACAGCACCGTACTGCGCTTTGCGGAAAACATGCTCACGGGCCAGCCCGATACGCGCAGCCGCAGCATACGAACGCGCGTCATGTCCATAGGCGGATTTTTGCTGCAATGCGGCCGCTGGGTGGCGCGGTCGGAAAAAAGTATGCAGGAAAACATGCTGGAGGCCGCAGGCCGGGCCATTGGCCGCTCGCAGGACCTGCTGGCGGCTGCGGACAGCGTTAACGTCATCCTGCCGCAAGAGCGCATGCCCCAGCGCGAGGCTCTGCTGGCCAGCTTTGTGGCCGAAGTAACGGAAAGCGTGCAGCTGGCCTGCTCCAATGCCGTGCTGGCAGATGTTCTCAAGGGTAATTTTTTCAATGTATTCAAATTGGTAGGGGCCATGGGTTCGCTATACGCCATGCTCGCACCCTATGGCATCGGCTACTCGTTGTTTGCACAGGACAAGATGTTTGCGCGCGAGTGCCTGCGGCGTTTTGTCCCAATCGGCAAAAAACATGAAATCAACGGCGACAGGGCCGCCATAGCGTACTTTACCGACACCTACCTTGAAGTAAACGGCGTTGCCAAAACGCTGCAGTCCATGCTGCCTCTGGCCAGAGAGCAGGGTAAAAAAATGGATATCCTTACCTGCGTGCGTCCTGACAGCGCGTCCGATACCCCAGGCAGCGATCTTGGCCCGGTGAATTTTTGCCCTATCGGCAGTTTTTCCATACCGGAGTATCCCGAGCTTACGCTCAATTATCCCCCGGCGCTCAAGATTGTGCAGCACTGCTACGAGAGCGGCTACACCCTGCTGCATTCCGCCACCCCCGGCCCCATGGGCCTGGCGGCCCTGCTGACGGCAAAAATGCTCAAGCTGCCCATTCATGCTACTTACCACACGGCTTTTCCGCAGTATATTCTTGAGCTTACGGGCGATCCTTCGCTTGAGGAGGCCACGTGGCGCTACGTGTACTGGTACTATAACCAGATGGATGTGGTTTTTGCGCCCTCGGCGGCCACCATGAAGGAACTCATTGCTCACGGCCTGCCGGAAGAAAAAATACGCCTGTACCCCAGGGGCGTGGACGCCTCGCGCTATACCCCGGCATGGCAGGGCAGCCAGCAAGGGCAGGATTCGGCCGTGCGGTTTTTGTATGTGGGCCGCCTCTCGCGGGAAAAAAGCGTAACCCGTCTGGTGGACGCCTTCAGGCTTGTTCTGGAGCAGATGCCTTCAGCCCGGTTGAGCATAGTGGGCGACGGGCCGCAGGCCGAGGAGCTGCAAAGCCAGGCCGCTGGCATGCCTGTTACCTTTACAGGCTATCTGAGCGGCGCCGCCCTGGTACGGGCCTACGAACAGGCCGACATTTTTGTCTTTCCTTCCACTACCGACACGTATGGCAAGGTAGTGCTCGAGGCGCAGGCCGCTGGTCTGGCGGTGGTGGTGAGCGGGCAGGGCGGCCCCAGAGAAAACGTCATCCCCGGCAAGAGCGGGCTGGTGGTCAGGCAGGAAACAGCCGAGGCCTACGCCTCGGCCATGCTGGCGCTGGCAAGCGACGCCAGCATGCTGCTTGCCATGAAGCACGAGGCGCGCTGCTATGCGGAGTCGCGCAGCTCGCAAAAGGCCTTTGCCGCGCAGTGGAAGCTTATTGAAACCCTGAGCCCGCAGGCCTGCTGGTAAGTGCCGCTGCACACCGTGCAATGCGCACTCCCAGCCCGCTTCTGGCAGGTTTGTGATGCCTGGCGGGTCAGGGCAGGCCCGGCCTTTGGGGCCTGCAAGCCATGTTGACGACCGCCTCCGGCAATGCCGCCGGAGGCGTTTTTAATTGCTGATTCTGCTCACCAGCCGGGCCAGCACGTCCGGGCCGTCCTTGACCAGCCTCTCGCGCAGGGCCGAAGCCTCGCCGAACGAGAGCTCCGTCAGCATGTCCTTGCCCTTTTCAGGGTTGGCAGAAAGTATGGTTTCAAAGGTCTGGGCCACAGCTTCTTCATCACGGCCGGTCAATTCGCTGAGGGCGCTGACCAAAACATCAAGTCTACGCATGTGAGGTTTCCTTAAGCCTGGTGCTGGCGTTGGGCATGCAAACAGCCGCGACGCGGGGCAAGATTTTGTCGAGTGCGGGGAACATGCCGGAATAGTAAAATTTATTTTCTGTCAGCTGTATAGCGTCAACGCGGCGTGCGGGGCAAGCCCCAAAAAGTCAAAAAAAGGAAGAACAAGGGCGACCGACTGCGGCAGCCAGACACGGGCAAAACGGAAGCCGCGCCTCCTGCCTGCGAGGGCGAGCGTCTTGCGTTATGCCGGGCCGCCCAGCAATTCCGGGATATCAAAGGCTGCGGATTCGGTTGCGGAAAGCGAGCGGGTAATGCGCAGCCCGATAAAGCGGGTGAGGTCCACAAACTGCGGCTGTATGGCGCGTCCATCGGGGTCTTGCGCCACAAGGATGCACGGTTGCGCAGGAAAGTTGGTGTTGGAGCGGCACACAATGCCCCTGTGCTCGTTGGACAGCTCCACCGCTGTACCCACGGGGAAAATGCCCACCATTTTTATGAAGCGCTCGACATAGCCTGGGGCCCAGGCCTGACCGCGCATTTTGTACATCATGCCCAGTGCCTTGTTGGGGGGCAATGGGTTTTTGTAAACCCGCTTGGACGACAGGGCGTCGTACACGTCGCTGAGGGAGAGCACCCGGCCAAAAACGCCGATCTGCTTGCCCGAAAGGCGACTGGGGTAACCTGTGCCGTTGTGTTTTTCGTGGTGCTGGGCGATGCCTTCAATAGTTTCTGGCTCAACATTGGAGAATTGTTTGATTTTTTCAACACCCAGCAGCACATGCTCGCGCATGGTCTCGAATTCCTGAAAGGTCAGCGAGCGAGGAGCGGTGAGAATTTCATGCGGAATCAGCGCCTTGCCGTAATCGTGCAGCAGACCGGCCAGCCCCACGTTGTGCAGGCGGTCTTCGGGCATGCCCAAAAAGTTGGCAAAGGCCACGGCAAAAATGGTGACGTTGACGCTGTGGGCGTACGTATATTCGTCGGTCTTTTTTAGCAGCGAAAGCGTGACCAGGGCGTCAACGTTGCGGGCAAGGCTTTTGATGATGTCGCCCACCAAGGGCCGGGCAAAGGTCAGGTCAAGCGCGCCGCCACGTGCGGATTCAAGAAAGTTTTTTACGTTTGCGTAGGCATCTTCGTAAATTTTGTTGGCGTGTTGCAGTTCTACGGCAAGCGGAGTATTGGGCAGCTGGGCCGCTGGGGTTTCGTCAAACGAGCGCTCGGGGTCGTAGTAGGCCTCGGCAAACCCCTGCAGGATGATGTTGTTGATCTCATCCGTCGATGCCAAAATGCCCTCCTGCATGTAGAGCAGGGGAGCCTTTAGCCACGAGATCCCGGGGTCGACAATATACATGCCGGGGCGGAGGGTGGAAACGGGTATTTTGATGTGTGGCATCTGTCGCTAATCGCTTGGGGTAAGAGCTTGCCTTTTCCTTGCTGTTTGCAAACGTTGCAGGCTCAGACATTGGCCTGCTCACTGTCGCAAATAGTCTTTTGCATCATGCGACATTTGATTAATAAATTCAATACGCAAATTGCTAAAAAATAATACTGTAATTCCGGTGTAGTACGTGTCATATCTGCCTCGCTTGTGGGCGAATGGCGTAAGGGATATAGACCCAGCGTGACGGTAATGCCGTACTGCGGCATGGCCCTGCCGGGCAAGCCGACAAAATTCCGCTTTGCGTGAGCTGCTGATGCGTTGGCACCGGCGGCGCAGGAGGATCAACCCATGTTCATGCCATTTGCACGGTTAGGGCGTTTTTGCGTCATGTGGGCGGCGTCATTGCTTATTGCGACCGCCATGCCCTCAATAGTGTCCGCACAGCAAACCGCGTCCGCAAACGATGCGGCCTCTTCATGGCTGCCCGACGCCCAGGACGCCCGCAAGGCCCTGCCCAACGATTCCACGCCTCCCGCGCGGCGCGAACCCGCTACAGTGCTTCCGCCGCTGCCTGCCGCGTCTGTGGGCAATATCCGTCGGGTGGCCATTGCCGACGGGGCCAAGGTCGTCGCCCTTACCTTTGACCTGTGCGAGCTTGATACCGTCACCACTGGCTGCGATATGGATATCCTCGGTTTTTTGCGCAGCGAACGCATACCAGCCACGCTGTTTATGGGCGGCAAGTGGATGCGCACCCATTCGCGCCGGGTTTTGCAGATAATGACCGAGTCGCAGTTTGAAATTGCTAACCACGCATGGTCGCACGGCAATTTTGCGTTGCTCTCGCCTGCGGGGTTGCGCGCCCAGGTGCTGTGGACGCAGGCGCAATATGAGTTGCTGCGCGACGAAGCCTTGCGGCAGGCGCGGGCGCAGGGCCGCCCTGAACCAAACATTGCGCCCGTGCCCACGCTGTTTCGCCTGCCCTACGGGCGCTGCAACGATCAGGCTTTGCAGGCGCTGGCAAACCTTGGCATGCAGGTAGTGCAGTGGGATGTGGTGGCCGAGTCGGGCGGGGACAATACCAGTCCCGAGCACGCGCGGCACGAGGCCAAGCTGGTAGCCTCGCAGGTCAGGCCGGGTTCCATACTGCTGTTCCACGCCAACCTTGTGCCCAAGGGGTCGGCCCAGCTGCTGCGCGAAACCGTGGCCGAGCTGCGCCGCAAGGGATACAGCTTTGTCTCTGCCGGTACGCTGCTGGGCATGGGAACGCCGCAACGCACCATGAACGGCTACTTTACCAGACCCGGCGACAACAAGGCGCTGGACAGCCAGTTTGGCGTTGACGGCACCGGACGGCACACGCCTTTTACCGGCGACTAGCCCCCGCAACCAGACCTAAGGAGCGCCTGTGAAGCAATACCTGTTTTTTGATCTCGACGGCACGGTGACAGATTCCAAGCAGGGCATTATCCGCTCTGTGCAGCACGCGCTGACGTATTTTAACATTGCGCGGGCGGATGAAGAGCTGCTGTACTTTATCGGTCCGCCCCTGCGCGATTCGTTTGGCAAGCTGTTTGACGGCGACGCAGCCAAGGCGGAGCTGGCCGTGAAGAAATACCGCGAATATTACTCCGTCAAAGGTATTTTTGAAAACGCCCTGTACGACGGTATTGCGGATTTGCTGGCCGATCTGCGCGCCGCCGGGCGGGTGGTTTCGCTGGCCACTTCCAAGCCCGAACCTTTTGCGTTGCGCATCCTTGAGCATTTTGGCATTGCCGGGGTATTTGACCATGTGGCCGGGGCGGAGCTGACAGGCCCGCGCAACAGCAAAACCTCAGTGCTGCGGTACGCCTGCGGTTTGTGCAATGTCGCGGATATGAAGCGCTGTCTGATGGTGGGCGACAGAGAGTACGACGTACTGGGAGCCCACGCCGTGGGCATGCCCTGCGCCGGGGTGCTGTACGGTTACGGATCGCGCGGCGAGCTTGAACAGGCCGGCGCCGACAGCCTGTGCGCCGACGTGCCCGCGTTGCGGCAATTGCTGCTGGCCTGATGCGCTGCCTGCCGTGCGCGGCGCGGTTGTGCCGGATGTCCGGCGGGCGGCAGTCACGATGGATGCGGTGCTTTGCGGATGCAGCCCGTCAGCGTCCGCCGCAGGCTGGGGATCCCGCCTTCGGCCAGCCGGGTGAGCATGCCTGCCGTGCGTGGCGGGCTGTGTATTTGGCGCAAAAAAAGCTCCCCGCAGTGCGGGGAGCTTTTTTTGTTCAGTCTGCTGTTTGTCCATCAACCGGGCGGGGCAGGGCCTAGCCCAGGTCCCAGTCCAGGCCGAAGGTGTCGTGCAGAATGCGCACGGCAAGCTCGACGTATTTTTCCTGGATCAGGATGGTGATCTTGATTTCAGAAGTGCTGATCATAAGAATATTGATGCCTTCCTGAGTCAGGGCGGCAAACGCCCGCGCCGCGACGCCGGAATGGTTGCGCATGCCCACGCCGATGGCCGAGACCTTGGCCACGCTCACGTCGTGCAGCACTTCGCGCGCGCCGGTCTTTTGGGCGACTTCTTCCATCATCTCCAAGGTCTGCTTGAGCTCCTTGCGCGAGACGGTAAAGGTCATGTCGGTGTGGCCGTCCTGGCTGGTATTCTGCACGATCATGTCGACCAGAATGCCTTTTTCGGAAAGCGGGCCAAACACTGCCGCCGCCGTGCCAGGCACATCGGGGAGGTCGCGCAGGGTCACGCGGGCCTGATCTTTGTCATATGCAATGCCGGAAACGAGTACGGCTTCCATGGTGGAGTCCTCCTGAGTGACAAGCGTGCCTGGATCATTGCTGAATGTGGAGCGCACGCGCACGGGAACCTTGTATTTTTTGGCAAATTCTACAGAGCGGATGTGCAGTACCTTGGCCCCCATGCTTGCCATTTCAAGCATTTCCTCATAGGCCACGCGGTCCATTTTGCGGGCCGTGGAGCAGATATTGGGGTCGGTGGTGTAGACGCCGTCAACGTCTGTGTAGATGTCGCACTCCACAGAGCCAAGCGACGCAGCCAGCGCCACAGCCGAGGTGTCCGAGCCGCCTCGGCCAAGTGTGGTAATGCGGCCGTCTTCGGTGCAACCCTGAAATCCGGCTACCACAAGCACGTCATAGTTCTGCAGGAATTTACGCAGGGAATTGCTGTCGATGGAGCGGATGCGCGCACGGCCAAAGTCGTCGTCCGTGGTGATGGGAATCTGCCAGCCGAGCAGTGAGCGGGCGCGGATGCCCGCGTCTTTCAGCAGCATGGTAAACAGGCTGATGGAAACCTGCTCGCCCGTAGAGACGAGAGAATCAACTTCCGCGCGGTCAGGCGTGGAAGACCATTCATCGGCAAGGGCAAGCAGCTTGTTGGTGTCGCCAGCCCGCGCCGAAAGCACCGCAATGACCTTATACCCCTGGGCAAGGCCTGCCAGTACTTTCTCACGCACCTGCTTCATGCACTCCAGCTTGGCAACGGAAGTGCCGCCAAATTTCTGGACCAATATTTTCATGCCTGTATCCATTGTCCTCAATCCTTGATGGGTACAACAGGTCAGCCCGCCCCAATACCTAGCCGTGGGCAGAGCTGTCCACAGGCCAATTTTGGCGCAGGTGGCGCAAAAGCTTCGCGGCAATAGGACCGTGAGCTTGCAGCGTCAGTTGGCGACTTACTTCGCACGGTTGCAGGGATATGTCCAGATAATCTTGCGGCATTTCCGCCTCGGGCAGGTATTCGGACCACTCCAGCACAGAAAAAATTTCAGGTCTGTCGAGACCCTCGGCAATCTCGTCGGGCAGGCTGCCGGGGCTGCGGTAAAGGTCGCAGTGCATCACCGGCGGCGTGGTTGGGTAGTAGTTGCAGAGCGTAAACGAGGGGCTGGCGACCTCTGCCTGGTCGCCGCCAGGCAGAGCCTCTACCAGTGCGCGTGTAAGCGTTGTTTTGCCGCTGCCGAGCGGCCCGCGCAACAACAATGCCGCAATGCCGCAACTGCCTACGGCTTCGGCCAGCATGGCCCCGAGACGCTCTGTTTCTGAGAGATTATGCAGGGTTATCTGGGCCATGGCAAAAAATCGTCCTCCGGCGCAGGGGTAGCGGTGTACGCGGCAAGGGCCGCTGGCAGGGCGTCGGCCACGGCCGAGGGGGTGTTGCCCCGCAGGGGCCATTGCCCGGCAAGGCTTTTGCCCGCCAGCGCGTGCAGGGCCACGGCCTGACCGGCCAGCATGTGCGCTGGCTGCAAAACGGTTGCTGCGGTATTGTCGGTCTCCGCGGCGGCGTATTGCGGCGCGTGCGGCTGGGGCAACATGCGGGCAAGCAGGCCTCCCATGCAGCCCGCCAGTACATCGCCAGAACCGCCGACGGCCAGCTGCGGCACATCATAGGGGCACAGCAGGGTTGGCGCTTCGCCTTGCCCTACTAGGCTTGCCGCGCCCTTGAGCACAACAACCGCCCGGCTCAGGCCGCACAGACGCTTCAGGGCGCTTTGCCTGTCAGCCTGCACATCTGCGGCGGAGCTGCCCAGCAGCGCGGCTGCTTCGCCTGGGTGCGGGGTTAATACATCGTGCGCGCGCAGACGGGCCTGCAAATCAAGCCGTCCCGCCATCAGCATCAGGGCGTCGGCGTCAAAGACCGTGGGCGGTCTGTGCGGCAGGGCCAGCAGCGCAGCGATAAAGTCCGCCGCGTCGGCCCCGCGGCCCATGCCGGGCCCGACCACAAGCGCGGCGCAGCGCCCGACAAGTTCTACAAAGTGCTCTGGCAGGCTGGCAGGCCAGCGGCCTTGGGTTTCGCCGAGCGGTAGCGTCATGATTTCAGGCCAGCCGTTTTTGATGTCGGCAATGCCTGCTCCCGGTGCGGCTGCCGTCACAAGGCCCGCACCAGCGCGCAGGGCGGCGCGGGCGGCAAGGTGCGCGGCGCCGCCAAGACCGGGTGCGCCCCCGACGACCAGTACATGGCCGTACGAATTTTTAAAACCGTCGGGCTGTATCCGGGCCAGCGGGGCGAGGCTGCGTCCATCCACCGCATAAAAGGAGCAGGGCGCGCGGCGTTGGGCCGCCAGCGGAATGCCGATGCCTCGCACGTGCAACTCGCCAGTCCAGGGGCGGGCATGGGGCAGCGCAAGGCCAGGCTTGGCGGCGGCAAAACTTACTGTTGCGGTTGCGCGTATGGCTTCGGGCATGGCTAGGCCTGTGCGGCCGTCAAGACCGGAGGGTATGTCGATGGCCAGCACAAAGGGCTGTCCTGGCAGGGCGTTGACACGGCGGATGATTTCCAGCGTTTCGGGCCGCAGCGTGCCGCAAAATCCTGTTCCCAGCAGGCCGTCGACAACGATGTCCGGCAGGGTGCCCCCTTGCGGAGCCAGGGCCGTGTACCGCGTAAATATTACCCCGGCTGCCCTGGCAATGCGCACATGCTTGCCGCAGGCCCCCTTGTAGGACGAAAGGGGTCGCGTGTGCAGCACCAGCGGATGCGCGCCCGCATCCAGCAGATGCCGCGCAAGGCAGGCAGCGTCGCCGCCGTTGTTG is from Desulfovibrio desulfuricans and encodes:
- a CDS encoding GGDEF domain-containing protein, with protein sequence MQRSSNHQSWEWVAGPDLCYCDDVPLKSAILGVPTVKGQTLFFGMDVADQQMAMETLMDEYGEPRAFANVVGHYVRKSDGVLFLLEMSGVPLFDDGYGLMGFKGVERVIASISLYSAGISTSIDLDTIYATAPIAMCVVDRNGLLISANEHHVLLSGRSLFDTSGEHISLLHTELEEKIQSDFCRLEEGGQVSDHEVRIDGRDYAVSVTPVRNASSSITALSLAYFDITERKSLERKLKEANERLRHLSIHDHLTGAYNRRFFDAILRRETALCKRRSGNLSVILMDIDFFKFYNDRYGHVAGDECLVQVASAMQSSLDGVGGELYRYGGEEFAVVLPEYDAPSAHDVCESLRTAVYDLKTPHSGNVCSYVTISAGVATLRDAVDDASSAGLAAKIVKAADTALYQAKNTGRNRVEAIIL
- a CDS encoding MFS transporter — its product is MAALVAGVVMLDFGVSIAQVSNQSLILGLSESARGRVNTIYMTVLFMGGSLGSAAASHAWAAYRWPGVMLTGGGFALAGLVFHLLERRCPSPATGRQPQGCC
- a CDS encoding glycosyltransferase, which encodes MFQSIAGEKKDSSPFQASFCVDLHVHSCHSTCPSQWILQKIGCGESYTPPRKIYDIARARGMNYVTITDHDTITGALEIAHLPQTFISEEISAYFPDDRCEVHVLAWNITEAQHKEITRLRQNIFELVPYLTEQGIAHACAHPLCAANNRLTLSHVEQLILLFSVFELNGARNNVQNEVLRKIVGALTPEATAKMEDKHGFGAHVAQPWLKSFVAGSDDHSSCNIARSSTVVEVSRRDVGQSGHAPTTALLRSIMAGRTTPRVIPATPLGFAHNLYAIGYQFYKNSTGLAQDINNSTVLRFAENMLTGQPDTRSRSIRTRVMSIGGFLLQCGRWVARSEKSMQENMLEAAGRAIGRSQDLLAAADSVNVILPQERMPQREALLASFVAEVTESVQLACSNAVLADVLKGNFFNVFKLVGAMGSLYAMLAPYGIGYSLFAQDKMFARECLRRFVPIGKKHEINGDRAAIAYFTDTYLEVNGVAKTLQSMLPLAREQGKKMDILTCVRPDSASDTPGSDLGPVNFCPIGSFSIPEYPELTLNYPPALKIVQHCYESGYTLLHSATPGPMGLAALLTAKMLKLPIHATYHTAFPQYILELTGDPSLEEATWRYVYWYYNQMDVVFAPSAATMKELIAHGLPEEKIRLYPRGVDASRYTPAWQGSQQGQDSAVRFLYVGRLSREKSVTRLVDAFRLVLEQMPSARLSIVGDGPQAEELQSQAAGMPVTFTGYLSGAALVRAYEQADIFVFPSTTDTYGKVVLEAQAAGLAVVVSGQGGPRENVIPGKSGLVVRQETAEAYASAMLALASDASMLLAMKHEARCYAESRSSQKAFAAQWKLIETLSPQACW
- a CDS encoding HD-GYP domain-containing protein translates to MPHIKIPVSTLRPGMYIVDPGISWLKAPLLYMQEGILASTDEINNIILQGFAEAYYDPERSFDETPAAQLPNTPLAVELQHANKIYEDAYANVKNFLESARGGALDLTFARPLVGDIIKSLARNVDALVTLSLLKKTDEYTYAHSVNVTIFAVAFANFLGMPEDRLHNVGLAGLLHDYGKALIPHEILTAPRSLTFQEFETMREHVLLGVEKIKQFSNVEPETIEGIAQHHEKHNGTGYPSRLSGKQIGVFGRVLSLSDVYDALSSKRVYKNPLPPNKALGMMYKMRGQAWAPGYVERFIKMVGIFPVGTAVELSNEHRGIVCRSNTNFPAQPCILVAQDPDGRAIQPQFVDLTRFIGLRITRSLSATESAAFDIPELLGGPA
- a CDS encoding polysaccharide deacetylase family protein → MPSIVSAQQTASANDAASSWLPDAQDARKALPNDSTPPARREPATVLPPLPAASVGNIRRVAIADGAKVVALTFDLCELDTVTTGCDMDILGFLRSERIPATLFMGGKWMRTHSRRVLQIMTESQFEIANHAWSHGNFALLSPAGLRAQVLWTQAQYELLRDEALRQARAQGRPEPNIAPVPTLFRLPYGRCNDQALQALANLGMQVVQWDVVAESGGDNTSPEHARHEAKLVASQVRPGSILLFHANLVPKGSAQLLRETVAELRRKGYSFVSAGTLLGMGTPQRTMNGYFTRPGDNKALDSQFGVDGTGRHTPFTGD
- a CDS encoding HAD hydrolase-like protein, which translates into the protein MKQYLFFDLDGTVTDSKQGIIRSVQHALTYFNIARADEELLYFIGPPLRDSFGKLFDGDAAKAELAVKKYREYYSVKGIFENALYDGIADLLADLRAAGRVVSLATSKPEPFALRILEHFGIAGVFDHVAGAELTGPRNSKTSVLRYACGLCNVADMKRCLMVGDREYDVLGAHAVGMPCAGVLYGYGSRGELEQAGADSLCADVPALRQLLLA
- a CDS encoding aspartate kinase: MKILVQKFGGTSVAKLECMKQVREKVLAGLAQGYKVIAVLSARAGDTNKLLALADEWSSTPDRAEVDSLVSTGEQVSISLFTMLLKDAGIRARSLLGWQIPITTDDDFGRARIRSIDSNSLRKFLQNYDVLVVAGFQGCTEDGRITTLGRGGSDTSAVALAASLGSVECDIYTDVDGVYTTDPNICSTARKMDRVAYEEMLEMASMGAKVLHIRSVEFAKKYKVPVRVRSTFSNDPGTLVTQEDSTMEAVLVSGIAYDKDQARVTLRDLPDVPGTAAAVFGPLSEKGILVDMIVQNTSQDGHTDMTFTVSRKELKQTLEMMEEVAQKTGAREVLHDVSVAKVSAIGVGMRNHSGVAARAFAALTQEGINILMISTSEIKITILIQEKYVELAVRILHDTFGLDWDLG
- the tsaE gene encoding tRNA (adenosine(37)-N6)-threonylcarbamoyltransferase complex ATPase subunit type 1 TsaE, which gives rise to MAQITLHNLSETERLGAMLAEAVGSCGIAALLLRGPLGSGKTTLTRALVEALPGGDQAEVASPSFTLCNYYPTTPPVMHCDLYRSPGSLPDEIAEGLDRPEIFSVLEWSEYLPEAEMPQDYLDISLQPCEVSRQLTLQAHGPIAAKLLRHLRQNWPVDSSAHG
- a CDS encoding NAD(P)H-hydrate dehydratase, which produces MPSRFYDLFPPLPLPDEMRQWDAQAMALGLPEELLMENAARAALDVLRVYRPHLAGLRVWLLMGGGNNGGDAACLARHLLDAGAHPLVLHTRPLSSYKGACGKHVRIARAAGVIFTRYTALAPQGGTLPDIVVDGLLGTGFCGTLRPETLEIIRRVNALPGQPFVLAIDIPSGLDGRTGLAMPEAIRATATVSFAAAKPGLALPHARPWTGELHVRGIGIPLAAQRRAPCSFYAVDGRSLAPLARIQPDGFKNSYGHVLVVGGAPGLGGAAHLAARAALRAGAGLVTAAAPGAGIADIKNGWPEIMTLPLGETQGRWPASLPEHFVELVGRCAALVVGPGMGRGADAADFIAALLALPHRPPTVFDADALMLMAGRLDLQARLRAHDVLTPHPGEAAALLGSSAADVQADRQSALKRLCGLSRAVVVLKGAASLVGQGEAPTLLCPYDVPQLAVGGSGDVLAGCMGGLLARMLPQPHAPQYAAAETDNTAATVLQPAHMLAGQAVALHALAGKSLAGQWPLRGNTPSAVADALPAALAAYTATPAPEDDFLPWPR